CAAACTCAGACTCCATCTCACTTGGAGGAATTGTCTTAATTCCCGGATTAATTACTGGTAGCAGTGCTGGTGTCGTTACTTCCTGTCCATTACGTGGGACTGTCAGTGTTCCGATACGCCCGGCAGCATCCGTACTATTTATTTCAAAACATGGATCCATGGATATCAGTCATCTCGATGGTGTTTCTGCGACGTTTTGGATTCACAGAAACCTTTGATATGTACTAGTTCACTTTGTCTTTGAGTAGGTATCGATACATGGCTGTTACTGCTCGTCCATCCCTCAATTTCCCAGTCAATGCAGCAGTGGCAACTTTATCAACATTAACAATATCAACCTCAATCTGTTCATCTTCATCGAGTTTCTGCTGTGCTGTCGGAGCACAATTGTGAGCGATGAAATAGTGGTGTACAGTATCTGCAACCCCATTTACTGGCTCAAGTGTAATCATGTGCTCCATTGATTCTGCTTCATATCCTGTTTCTTCTTGTAGTTCCCGCTTTGCAGCAACATCCGGTGCTTCGTCTGGCTCCATTGTTCCAACTGGTATGCCCCAGTTAACACGCTGTACTGGTTCTCGCCACTCCTTAATCGTAATCACTTTTTCTTCATCGATAAACGGAAGAATAACAACCGCAGGTGGTTCGGAAAGATAATCAAAGTCTGTTTGTGTCCCGTTCGGGAGCTCGATGACTTTATTGATTATTTCAAACCCTGGACATTGGTATGCACTCTTTTCTTTAATTGTCTTCCATGCAGCTTCCTCTCTATTCATACCTCTATTTATCTCCCGCAGTTCCTAATTGGTTGGATTGCAGAATGACTCTCTTATTACAGCGGTAGCGAGGCGAAAGCCCACCCCTTCAGGGGTGTGGATGAAGCCGACATGATATGTCACAAACAACGTGACATAGACCGGTTGTAATCCCAACGTTTATTCTATGCGAAATATTATGAGTTGGTAGGCATGCGACATGCTGCTGCGGGGAACGTGCTCACGCTCAAGCTGGCCACGAGTGCGTCTCAACTCTTACATTCACACACCTTCGCAGCCCAACCAGCAGCGGTTGGCATGTCACCCAAGCGCTCCCCACGTGTGGCTGTAACGGGGAGTGGGGCCGATGGCCCGGCCCGCTGCTCACGGTGCTGGACGCCCGTGAGTGTCACTCCCTTCTTGGGAGGGCAACACCGAGTGGATACCCAACACGCCACACCCCCGTTTGGGGGCCAAAGGTGCATCAGCGAACCCGCACGTTCACAGCCGGGGTAATCAATCTGGGTGGATTACCCACGGAGGAATCCCACGACTTCAGTCGTGGGAGGAGGTCAAACTGTCCTATGTTGCTAATGAATGCCGGTATTGAGCGACGAACATCATTATTCCTCTTGAATCCAAATCTCTCGGAGGTGTGTAACTGTTATTGATGTGGTGTCACTGCTTCGCTATGATCTGCAAGCAATCGCTCAATCTCTTCTTTGATTGCATCTGCTTTCGCCTGTAATTGCTCAAATCGCTCATCCTCATCAAGGGCGATACTTGACTTTGATTCTTGTAATACGTTAATTTTAGACCGAACACGCGTGTACTGTTTGATTTTCTGATCATATGCCGCATACATAAGCTGCTCGTTAACTGTTGCCGTAAGTTCTTCTTGGCTTACTGGTTTGATAAGATATCCTTCGAATTCCATATCCACGATATCAAACTCTGGGTCAACTGCAGTTACCATAACTACTCGACAGTCATATCCTGCTTGCCGGGCCTTCCGCAACACCGTCTTTCCATTCATATTAGGCATCCGCCGATCTAGTAATACGA
This portion of the Salinarchaeum sp. IM2453 genome encodes:
- a CDS encoding response regulator, which gives rise to MTQHTAISEPEVVIIEDEQSLADLFAQTLEDQYTVKVAYNGEEGLEQIDHTTDLVLLDRRMPNMNGKTVLRKARQAGYDCRVVMVTAVDPEFDIVDMEFEGYLIKPVSQEELTATVNEQLMYAAYDQKIKQYTRVRSKINVLQESKSSIALDEDERFEQLQAKADAIKEEIERLLADHSEAVTPHQ
- a CDS encoding NUDIX hydrolase, producing the protein MNREEAAWKTIKEKSAYQCPGFEIINKVIELPNGTQTDFDYLSEPPAVVILPFIDEEKVITIKEWREPVQRVNWGIPVGTMEPDEAPDVAAKRELQEETGYEAESMEHMITLEPVNGVADTVHHYFIAHNCAPTAQQKLDEDEQIEVDIVNVDKVATAALTGKLRDGRAVTAMYRYLLKDKVN